One stretch of Miscanthus floridulus cultivar M001 chromosome 18, ASM1932011v1, whole genome shotgun sequence DNA includes these proteins:
- the LOC136520221 gene encoding lysine-specific demethylase JMJ703-like translates to MMGTEGIAATVIEDPEPSIPPGFGPFAAPASWGNDVKPADAHSSSVLALQSIDDDVEILEYLSSSVDRKSDAGCSISGSNTCRKSLRNRPPIDYSRFDQIAYEDSDAEVADKGVSSVKHRQQFPKGVLRGCPECADCQKVIARWNPSGARRPVLDEAPVYYPTEEEFQDTLKYIESIRPTAEPYGLCRIVPPASWKPPCLLKEKNIWECSKFSTRVQKVDKLQNRKSSKKSRRGGMMKKRRKISETEEINHNQIGMQQNQERFGFEPGPEFTLQMFQKYADDFSDQYFMKDKCRDSPPSVEDIEGEYWRIVERPTEEIEVIYGADLETGTFGSGFPKLCPEMKSDEDKYAQSGWNLNNLPRLQGSVLSFEGGDISGVLVPWVYVGMCFSSFCWHVEDHHLYSLNYMHWGAPKMWYGVPGKDAVNLEAAMRKHLPELFEEQPDLLHNLVTQFSPSLLKSEGVPVYRCVQHEGEFVLTFPRAYHAGFNCGFNCAEAVNVAPIDWLPVGQNAVELYREQARKITISHDKLLLGAAREAIRAQWEVLFLKRNSADNLRWKSICGPDSTICKSLKVRIEMELAQRQNISSPCQSRKMDTEFDSTDRECALCYYDLHLSASGCPCSPEKYACLVHAKQLCSCDWNKRFFLFRYDVNELNILADALGGKLSAIHRWGVSDLGLSLSSCVKREKVQDSKTVRRLTDGPRRSYMSQASTVSLVPSSVSSEQKNNENKTLDLGCPVTNLLKISSEANNACPLTNQIKSENVSQLKEPCVKNELSCPTSNGTSRQHNGGIGGHKVAAPSLMVPSGQSFPANAVTRPLITSGESVRSTHVLAVFKESRETSCQTGDCTSSLTLREYHNRPLSMIDNGANMKPDLENLDNSHRLMALSDFNATLCHSYKDQTFLTPETNTSVMTEKDSSQARTASQQFVNTASRTQNVSQEPLCSVTAPKQLIDPQVVKNSYGVFGSGSVHLGHPTVGNQQLNERWHQRQSDTLSSVEVRARGHSAMIVQPALENHSRNGVAQKGPRIANIVHRFKCSVEPIEIGVVLSGKLWSSSQAIFPKGFKSRVKYFSVVDPVQMTYYISEILDAGQQGPLFMVTVENCPGEIFINISPTKCWNMVRERLNMEIRRQINMGRANLPTLQPPGSVDGHEMFGLLTPAIVQAIEARDRDHVCTEYWRSRSHVTTENRDNQNMPPHDPLLIALRGLFQRANCDELRALHSLLMSNRTLDDSSRQQACQILDEEIAKQWH, encoded by the exons ATGATGGGAACAGAAGGCATTGCAGCCACAGTCATTGAGGACCCCGAACCCTCGATTCCACCTGGATTTGGACCTTTTGCTGCCCCGGCATCATGGGGAAACGATGTTAAACCTGCTGATGCTCATTCTAGTTCTGTTTTAGCATTACAGAGCATCGacgacgatgtggaaattttggaATATCTATCCAGTTCAGTGGATCGCAAGAGTGACGCAGGTTGCAGTATTTCTGGGAGCAATACCTGTAGGAAATCACTGCGCAATAGACCTCCAATAGATTATAGTCGCTTTGATCAGATTGCATATGAAGATTCTGATGCTGAAGTAGCAGACAAG GGTGTAAGTTCAGTGAAACATAGACAACAATTCCCTAAAGGAGTACTTCGAGGATGTCCAGAATGTGCCGATTGTCAAAAG GTTATTGCAAGATGGAATCCATCTGGTGCACGTAGGCCTGTTCTTGATGAGGCTCCTGTTTACTATCCTACCGAGGAG GAATTCCAGGACACCTTAAAATACATTGAGAGTATCCGCCCAACAGCAGAACCATATGGGTTATGCCGTATTGTTCCACCAGCTTCATGGAAGCCTCCATGCCTTCTTAAAGAGAAAAACATTTGGGAATGCTCAAAATTTTCTACTCGGGTACAGAAGGTTGACAAGCTCCAAAATCGTAAATCGTCCAAGAAGAGCAGAAGAGGTGGAATGATGAAGAAGCGTAGAAAGATTTCAGAGACTGAAGAAATCAATCACAATCAAATTGGAATGCAGCAAAACCAAGAGAGATTTGGATTTGAACCAGGACCAGAGTTCACACTacagatgtttcaaaagtatgcAGATGACTTCAGTGATCAGTATTTTATGAAAGATAAATGCAGAGATTCACCACCGTCAGTGGAAGATATCGAAGGCGAGTATTGGCGCATAGTTGAAAGGCCAACAGAAGAGATAGAG GTAATATATGGTGCCGATTTGGAGACTGGAACTTTTGGCAGCGGGTTTCCAAAGTTATGTCCTGAAATGAAATCTGATGAGGATAAATATGCACAATCTGGGTGGAATCTAAATAACTTGCCTAGACTACAAGGTTCAGTTCTTTCTTTTGAAGGTGGCGACATTTCTGGTGTTTTAGTGCCTTGGGTTTATGTAGGCATGTGTTTTTCATCTTTCTGCTGG CATGTTGAAGATCATCATTTGTACTCACTGAACTACATGCATTGGGGTGCTCCAAAGATGTGGTATGGAGTTCCGGGAAAGGATGCTGTGAATTTGGAGGCTGCAATGAGGAAACATCTTCCTGAGTTGTTTGAGGAGCAACCTGATTTGCTTCACAACCTA GTTACTCAGTTTTCACCATCATTGCTTAAATCTGAAGGAGTACCAGTCTACCGTTGTGTTCAGCATGAGGGAGAGTTTGTCCTGACATTCCCACGGGCATACCATGCTGGTTTTAATTGTGGCTTCAATTGTGCAGAAGCTGTTAATGTGGCACCCATTGATTGGTTGCCAGTTGGACAAAATGCTGTTGAGCTTTATCGTGAACAAGCTCGGAAAATAACTATCTCCCATGATAAGCTGTTGCTTGGGGCTGCAAGGGAAGCAATAAGAGCTCAATGGGAGGTCCTATTTCTCAAGAGAAATTCTGCTGATAACTTGAGGTGGAAAAGCATATGTGGACCTGATAGCACAATATGCAAGTCACTGAAG GTACGAATTGAAATGGAGTTGGCACAAAGACAAAATATATCCTCTCCATGTCAATCTAGGAAAATGGATACCGAATTTGATTCTACTGATAGGGAATGTGCATTGTGCTACTATGATCTGCATCTTTCAGCTTCTGGATGTCCATGCTCCCCAGAGAAATATGCTTGCCTGGTACATGCAAAGCAGCTTTGCTCATGTGATTGGAACAAAAGGTTTTTCCTATTTCGTTATGATGTCAATGAGTTGAATATCTTAGCTGATGCTTTAGGGGGAAAGCTAAGTGCCATTCACAGATGGGGTGTCTCTGATCTTGGATTAAGTTTGAGCTCGTGTGTTAAACGGGAAAAGGTCCAAGATTCTAAGACTGTTCGCAGATTAACTGATGGCCCAAGACGGTCCTACATGTCGCAGGCATCAACAGTATCGTTGGTTCCTTCTTCTGTTAGCTCTGAACAGAAAAACAATGAAAATAAGACACTGGATTTAGGTTGTCCAGTTACGAATTTACTTAAAATAAGTTCGGAGGCAAATAATGCGTGTCCTTTGACAAATCAGATAAAATCAGAAAATGTCTCACAGCTAAAGGAGCCATGTGTGAAGAATGAATTATCATGTCCGACCAGCAATGGTACCAGCCGACAACATAATGGAGGGATTGGAGGCCACAAAGTTGCAGCACCAAGCTTGATGGTTCCTTCTGGTCAATCATTTCCTGCAAATGCTGTGACAAGACCCTTAATTACTTCAGGTGAATCCGTGAGAAGTACGCATGTCTTGGCAGTATTTAAAGAGAGTAGAGAAACCTCTTGCCAAACTGGAGACTGTACATCTTCACTTACACTTAGGGAGTATCATAACAGGCCACTGTCAATGATTGATAATGGAGCTAACATGAAGCCAGATCTGGAAAACTTAGACAATTCTCATAGGTTGATGGCATTATCAGACTTCAATGCAACTCTATGTCATTCTTACAAAGATCAAACATTCTTAACACCAGAAACTAATACCTCAGTGATGACTGAGAAAGATAGCAGTCAGGCCCGTACTGCAAGCCAGCAGTTTGTCAATACTGCTTCAAGAACACAAAATGTGTCTCAGGAACCATTGTGTAGTGTCACTGCTCCAAAGCAACTCATAGATCCTCAAGTTGTGAAAAATTCATATGGTGTTTTTGGTTCAGGCAGTGTCCATCTTGGGCATCCAACCGTTGGTAATCAGCAACTAAATGAGAGATGGCATCAAAGACAATCTGATACTCTATCCAGTGTGGAAGTTAGAGCTAGGGGCCATTCAGCTATGATAGTGCAGCCTGCTCTGGAAAATCACAGCAGAAATGGAGTTGCACAGAAGGGTCCTCGCATAGCTAACATTGTACATAGATTCAAGTGCTCTGTTGAACCTATAGAAATTGGTGTTGTGCTATCTGGGAAGTTGTGGTCCTCAAGTCAAGCAATCTTCCCAAAAG GGTTTAAGAGCAGAGTAAAATACTTCAGTGTTGTAGATCCAGTACAAATGACATACTACATATCTGAAATattggacgctggacagcagggacccctttttatg GTGACTGTAGAAAACTGTCCTGGTGAAATTTTCATAAACATCTCTCCTACCAAGTGCTGGAACATGGTTCGTGAAAGGCTCAATATGGAAATAAGGAGGCAGATCAATATGGGAAGAGCTAACCTTCCTACACTACAGCCTCCAGGATCAGTTGATGGTCATGAAATGTTCGGGTTGTTAACACCAGCAATAGTTCAG GCAATTGAGGCTCGGGACAGAGATCACGTCTGTACAGAGTACTGGCGATCAAGGTCCCATGTTACAACTGAGAATCGAGACAATCAGAATATGCCACCTCATGATCCATTGCTTATTGCACTGAGGGGGCTCTTCCAGCGGGCTAATTGTGATGAACTGCGAGCACTACACAGTTTACTGATGAGCAATAGAACCCTGGATGACAGTTCTAGGCAGCAGGCTTGCCAAATCCTCGATGAGGAGATTGCAAAGCAATGGCACTGA